The following nucleotide sequence is from Vigna radiata var. radiata cultivar VC1973A unplaced genomic scaffold, Vradiata_ver6 scaffold_290, whole genome shotgun sequence.
TCCAAGCTGGTGAAATTGGTGTCTTAGAAATGGATGCAATTCCTATGATGTCGATTACACATTTTATCCCCCTTAAgaacatgttttatttattgttggcAAGGTTTCTTGGCCAAGTAGAAATCGGTTCTGACATTAGTTCTGGAAATTCTATGTTAGTTGTGATCTATCAATGGATTAGTTTTAATAACGATCttgcatattttaaatttctcatgGTGTTCAATTCCCATGCTTTTTGTTCTCAAAGGTTCTTCAGTTTTTTGAAATATGTATGTtcatctttaatttcattatttctgaataaaaaaatggatgatttttttctgattttgaaaaagttttttccATAGGAAGTTCTGGCATACTATGTCATTGGGCATCGTCCATGGTGGTTGGGTTCAGGGACAGctaatttttcattcattcatttagTTTGGAGATGAAATGTGTTGCAATTTTACccgttattttttaatttcaattcattaattTGTGCACAATTTTGCCTGTTAACTTGGTGCAACCATTTAGACACCACAAATGTGTTATCAAACAATGATAATTGCAAGATGGTTATAGATCCATGTCGACATTGGAACTTCATGTAGCAATTTTTATTCAATGCCTGGTTAATTGTCATGATTAATTTATCATCAGACTTCAATACCTTGCTGCTTTGATCCAACTATTCATGATTTGCCTATTGAAATGATGAAATATCCTACATAATTCTGTTATAATTGTAGTGTTTGATTGTTTTTGTTCATGTAAAATGAAGACTGAATCTATTTCATTTTTGTCTATATACAATGCAGACAAGTACAGCAACCAATAGAATGTCTCCATCAGTGAAATCAAAATCCAAGTCCCAGGAGAAAGCCTCTCCAAGGGCTGGTAAGGAACAACATAAGACTTCTCCAAAGACTTCTGTCTCTCCTACTCATGGAAGTGGTGTTCCTGCCAGTCCACAAAATCCGATCTTGGGAACATTTCAAACACCAGAAACATTATTGGTTGCTTCCTCTATTCGAGTTCATGACACCAGTCATTTCACGAAAGTAGAGGATGCAGATGAGCATTCTAGTAGTCCCCAAGGAGCCGTGTCGGAGAGTGATTCAGTTTCTATCAATGGCAGCTGCTCTGGTGAGTCAGAAGAGTCTAAAGAGAAGGTAGCAGTAACAAACTCTTGTACACGGCCTGATAGTGTACCTGGTTGTGATAGTGACAGGAGGGAGAAAATCCGGTTGAAAAATGAGAGGAAGCACCAGAGACAGAGAGAAAGGAGAGCTCAAGAGTTGCATGACCGTTGTCGTGGTTACCTATTGTCAAGAAAGCTAGAATCACTTGCACAGCAATTAGTGGCAATGGGGTTCTCTTCTGAACGAGCAACACTGGCCTTAATGTTAAACGATGGAAAATTAGAGCAATCAGTATCTTGGCTATTTGAAGCAAATGAAGAACAATCACAAACTAAGGATACTACCAGCCTTGTGAGTGAGGGTAATCTGAAAATTGACATAACTGATGAGCTTGCTCAGATATCTGCCTTGGAGGTCAAGTACAATTGTTCAAAGCAAGAGGTTGAAAGAGCAATTGTTGCTTATGAAGGTGATCTTCAAAAGGCAGAAAATACCTTAAAAACACAGAAGCAGGAGCAGCATGGGACCCAATCGAAGTCTGAAGATTCTGTTCAGAACGGTATCAGATCACAAGGATTGCCAGCAGAGTCGGTTTCCATGCAGCAGAGAGAGAGTGAAAGTGACTTCAACCATTACAGCAAGGATGGTGGTTCTGACTCTATGTTCCCTGATCTTGAAACTGGGAATGTACAGTCTCTGCAGCCGAATCATCCGAATTTCACCAGGGAGAGAAGATGGAGTGGTGTTCCAGGATCAAGCCCTTCTTCTGCCATGTTAGCCATGGCACCATCCATGCAGGCAGTGTCTCCATTGATCAAAATGGAGGCTGGCATGCCTATTGGTGTTGCAAACGAAGGAAGAATGATTCAACAAGGACTAGGAAGGGAACCAGTAATGATGCAACATCCACAATTCACAAATGCCAAACAAAACTCCATGGTTTCTTTAAATTCCTTTCCTTCAGGAGCTGCAGGGTGGTATGTAAATAGTATTCCAGGTGTTGAAAATGTGAGGTCAAATGGGAAGTTACTACAAACTCAAAGTGTAAGAAGTATCAGTCCAAATCATTTGGAGCAATTTTGCCAAGCTCCTTACAAAGAATATTCTCATTTCTTTGGACCAGCAGATTACTCATCTGCTGGGGTGGGTGGTTACTGCAAGCCAATGGGTGCATCATCAACACCTCCACCTTCGATTCCTCCTCGGCATCATGGTTCATGGAGCATGAACGTGCAGCCGTTGCCTGCACTCGCGGTGCCGACTTCCCTTGGACTGTTTTCTGGTCATCATAGTGCAGCCAGAACATTCAGCTCACATCCACACATGGATTGGAACACTGGGGGGTTGATGCCAGAGTTTGACTATACCAGCATAGATTGGAGTTTGAATGTGCAATCTTCTTCAGGTGGAGCTTGTCTAGGGATCTCTTCATTGTTGAGAAACAGTTATGGAAATAGGAGAAGCAGTCCCTGCATGAGTGGATTGCAAAATGTTGGCATGAATAGGGAAAGTTCATCATCTGCTGGATTGAGAGAGTGGACTACTCCTTTTGCAGGGAAGGACTTATTCAGTGTTCCTAGGCAGTTTGTTACATCTCCTCCTATGTAGTTTTATGtcttggaaaaaaaaatggttgtaTTAATGCTTTTTTCTGGTTTTCCAGTGAAatgaattcatcttcttttttGTGGTCCATGATTTTTTTCAGTGGATGCATTTGCATAAAAGGCTTAATTTAGTTCTTACTCAATAAACTCTCATAAGGATTTATGTCATAAATTTCATCTATAACTTGTTAGAAAagactaataaaacaaaaacttcaCTGGGTAActtgattaaataaatttaactggAATGCTTTGATagaataaaagtttcttttatacTTTCATGTCATCTGGTTGAAACTTATTAATTTCTATAACTGTAAagtcatatttaaatattttttttgtaattacaaATGATAAATGTCTTTTTGGATGTTAATTGAGATgtttataattaacataattttttattatatttaataataatatatcccTGTTAGTTtgattatacaaaataaaaaaaaaccgtACATACATTCTAATTTCACTGGTTCAAATGATCACAAGATAAAACATTATTCAGGTATGAGTCTCTCCtgttaagaaagttaaaaattagTTCTTTTAGGGAcaaaattagttattaaaattgatttaagcATGTGTTTTGGTTAATTGTCATTTTGATTGGCCTATGTTTTGGTTGGTTATTATTGCTCACTATTATGATATATGTATGGCTTGTGATGTGGGTTTGTGAATATAAGCCTTGTTATTTCTTTGTTACTTTTGTTAGGGGTTAGAACTCTTCATATTGCGATACGAGTATGCATGAGTGAGTTAACATATTTACAGCACAAAATACAAGATTCAATAACCATTGTGTAGTAGGTTACTTCATAGAAGAGAATAGTAAGCGCACCTTATTCTTCTTTGACTTCTATCTTTGCtttcttgttcttttgtttTGGTGGTTGCTTCCTTTATCTGACTCGTCCTGCTAGGGAATGTAAACCCTATTTTGGTTGTGTACTGTCAAGTGCCATTCGTCTGGTCTCATAGTCAGTGTCTTCACTCGATCATCTAGTACATCGAAGATGTTTAGAATTTGTCCTTTTGGTACCCACCTGACCTTGTATtcctttttattgtttgttttgactAGAGACTTCCTACATGATTGAAACATGAGATTGATTGGGAATGTATTCTTTTTGATTTTGCAATGTGACTTACTTTGCTTCTGATCTCTTGATGATAAGTATGATCTTGACTAACTCTTCGTGATTTAGTACTGATTTGTCTTTTTCTCTTCACAAGATAAACAACTCATCCTTTATCTTGATAATGTTCAATTGAAGTCCTTCTGTTTCCTCCTCAGACAATGTGAGCTCTTTGTTTAGCTCATAATTTCCTCTTGAGATTCCTTTAACTTGCATCTTCAACTTTTGACAAACTTTGGCCAGTCTTGTGCATTTTGCTAGAACTTTCTTGTAGGCATCGGTGACTGATTCTAGATCAAAAAAAGTCTATTTCACCACCATTGTCTTCTGAGTGATACACGAGATCATCAACTTCAACTTCTGGGTTGTAGTATGAAGTTATGCCAATTTTTATGTAGTCGTTGTTGTGGGGATGGAGATCATCATGATTGCACTTGTTATCCATTCTTACGGATTGTTTCCTCAAGTCTTGCTGAGAACTAATCCCGCAAGGTTAGTTTTGATACTAATTGAAATACCTGAAAAACACTATAAGGGGGATGGGGTTGAATAATGTCAATGGAAAAATTCTTTTCACAATCCTTCTGATATAGCACGTTGTAGagctttattattttcttttaaatacttAGATGCTCTAACTAATGAAAGATTGTTTCAGGAAAtacttttgttgtgttattcaCGATATATACTATAGAGTTTATAGGAACTTCTTTTGTTTAATAGTAATCATTTAGTTTGTAAAGTTCGTGcgattagaaataaaaactcaaCTGCAGGTTTTATAAGATAAACATTTAGGCAAGAAGGAAAGTAattgtacaaatattttgtactattcaaccccttctagtgttttttaaatacttaactGAGCtcattctccttcttcttttctttctgatTTATTCTTTCCTAacaaattttttcatttctcttttcatATTGTCTCCAATCCCttgaattcataaataaataataacaaatataaaataaatatggacTAGACTTCTGTTGCTATTTGAATCAAAGCCTAAACTCttcctaaaatttaattttaaaggtatTTGGtcttgatttttaaaagaagcgagaaaaaaaaaaaaaaacctttaaagttgaataatgttttaaatcaAAAAGAGTAGCAGGCTTCAGTTCTTTCATAACTGAAGCCAAATCCGACCATAATGTAGatgtttctttaatattttttttgtttttgtttcttcttacATATTAAATATCCACAAAATACCACAAAACCAACACAAAAACAAGACATTGTATTTATAATACCTATAATAAGCTAGAATCTTGATATAAGAATATGTTATGCCTACAATAAGTAAATGTGCTAAATATTAATGCAACATATATCAAACATAcgaaaaatacattatatataaaaaaaatactttaacatAGATGTAcaagaaagaaatattaaaaacatatctacaaaaaatttaaaatttttcatagACTTGGGAATACATAACAAGTTGGATATGGAAGCCTCCCAAATCTTTAGAGTACCAAGTGACAAATTGTGTCTAGTGTGAAGAACCTgaacaaaaaatatttgcattagcatttgaaaataaaaaaataggaaaacaaaACTTGAGTAACCTTTCTTTTGTGATTTCAAAATGGAAGCAAAGTGCAGATTATGGAATTAGGGACATGTAAGGGAAGGGAAGAAAGGAGAATGAAGGACTGGACGAGTGGAAGAGTAGTAATAGCAGTTAAGCGATGATGTAGTAACATTTGACGATGAAAACAATGGAGGATGGTGGCAAATCGAGGTTTGCATAGAACCAAAACAAtggatgaaaatagaaaacaaagacCCCTTCATAAAAAATTCGTTAAAAATAACACTAGACAACATATTATACTTTGGTTATCATAAAAACTCAAGCCATATTCTCTCACTCAGatgaaataactaaaaaaaaattgaaaattttaatggaACTTTCGACCTCAATTCTTTAAAAACTGAAGCGGAAAAGGATGTATAGTTTCAGTGGCTGCATAATTGATGTCAAATCTCTACCATAAATCccaaaccataaaccctaaaccccaaaccataaaccctaaaccctaaaccctaatctctaaaccctaaaacctactccctaaacactaaaccctaaaccctaaaccctaatctctaaaccctaaaacctactccctaaacactaaaccctaaacagaaaccctaaaccctaatacTCTAAATcccaaaccctaaacctcaAACCCCAAACcataaaccccaaaccctaaaccctaaacactaaatcctaaaccctaatccctaatccctaaaccttaaactctaaaccctaaaccctaaaccctaaacactaaaccctaaaccctaaacccttaaccatataccctaatccctaaaccctaaaccctaaacccaaaacccaaaaccctaaacccaaaacccaaaacccaaaaccctaaccccaaaacctaaaaccctaaaccctaaaccctataccataaaccctaaacccaaaatccaAAACCCAAaatccaaaaccctaaacccaaaaccctaaaccctaaaccctaaacccaaaaccctaaaccctaaaccctaaacccaaaaaccTAAATCCAAAACCCAAaaacctaaacccaaaacccaaaaccctaaaccctaaaccccaaaccccaaaccctaaacctgAAACCCAAAacccgaaaccctaaaccctaaaccctacaccctaaaccctacaccctataccctaaaccttATACCCTAAACctcaaaccctaaaccctacaccTTAAatcccaaaccctaaaccctaaaccataaaccccaaaccataaaccctaaaccctaaaccctaatacTCTAAATcccaaaccctaaacctcaAACCccaaaccataaaccctaaacactaaaccctaaaccctaatccctaaacactaaaccctaatccctaaacactaaacactaaacccaaaacccaaaacccaaaaccctaaacgcttaaccctaaaccctaatccctaaaccctaaacccaaaaccctaaaccctaaacccaaaacccaaaaccctaaaccctaaaccctaaaccctataccctaaaccctaaaccctaaaccctaaaccctaaacccaaaaccctaaaccctaaaccaaaaaccctaaaccctatacccaaaaccctaaaccctaaacNNNNNNNNNNacccaaaaccctaaac
It contains:
- the LOC106754312 gene encoding uncharacterized protein LOC106754312, which encodes MSPSVKSKSKSQEKASPRAGKEQHKTSPKTSVSPTHGSGVPASPQNPILGTFQTPETLLVASSIRVHDTSHFTKVEDADEHSSSPQGAVSESDSVSINGSCSGESEESKEKVAVTNSCTRPDSVPGCDSDRREKIRLKNERKHQRQRERRAQELHDRCRGYLLSRKLESLAQQLVAMGFSSERATLALMLNDGKLEQSVSWLFEANEEQSQTKDTTSLVSEGNLKIDITDELAQISALEVKYNCSKQEVERAIVAYEGDLQKAENTLKTQKQEQHGTQSKSEDSVQNGIRSQGLPAESVSMQQRESESDFNHYSKDGGSDSMFPDLETGNVQSLQPNHPNFTRERRWSGVPGSSPSSAMLAMAPSMQAVSPLIKMEAGMPIGVANEGRMIQQGLGREPVMMQHPQFTNAKQNSMVSLNSFPSGAAGWYVNSIPGVENVRSNGKLLQTQSVRSISPNHLEQFCQAPYKEYSHFFGPADYSSAGVGGYCKPMGASSTPPPSIPPRHHGSWSMNVQPLPALAVPTSLGLFSGHHSAARTFSSHPHMDWNTGGLMPEFDYTSIDWSLNVQSSSGGACLGISSLLRNSYGNRRSSPCMSGLQNVGMNRESSSSAGLREWTTPFAGKDLFSVPRQFVTSPPM